In Chitinophaga sp. HK235, a single window of DNA contains:
- a CDS encoding Smr/MutS family protein encodes MKYQTGDKILLLSSKEEGTVVDIVNDNMVMIEVKGTTFPVYLDQIDFPYFHRFTQQKLVKEKPKLIPGDEIKVDRSKYEVFKTDKGMFLSILPVYQFDGYDETVKLMKFHLFNDTPYAMRFYFQIWLNNQMDLEIKNEIQPYNHFYLSDLIFESLNDNPRFEFTFFLKEPQPKLAASVKKTWKIKPKQMFTQLEELRTKAEATLTYTLFDKFPEKEPEPPAPVEAPVSKKKPVASIGSGNFASLLSKIQLQPETTLEPKQEVDLHIEALEKNWKGLSNIAILAIQLNAFQRYLDLAISHHQHNIIVIHGVGKGKLKDEIHQILRQIPEVASFVNQYHGKYGYGATEITFR; translated from the coding sequence ATGAAATACCAAACAGGAGACAAGATATTACTGTTGAGCTCAAAAGAAGAAGGTACAGTCGTCGATATTGTCAATGACAATATGGTGATGATTGAAGTGAAAGGCACTACTTTTCCGGTGTATCTGGACCAGATAGATTTTCCTTATTTCCATCGTTTTACTCAGCAAAAACTGGTGAAGGAAAAACCGAAGCTGATCCCGGGAGATGAAATCAAGGTAGACAGAAGCAAATACGAAGTATTCAAGACAGATAAGGGCATGTTCCTGTCTATCTTGCCGGTATACCAGTTTGATGGCTATGATGAAACCGTGAAGCTGATGAAGTTTCACCTTTTCAATGACACGCCGTATGCCATGCGCTTTTATTTCCAGATCTGGCTCAACAACCAGATGGACCTGGAGATAAAGAATGAAATACAGCCGTACAACCACTTCTATCTGTCAGATCTGATTTTCGAATCGCTGAATGATAATCCGCGGTTTGAGTTTACTTTCTTTTTGAAAGAGCCACAGCCTAAACTGGCTGCTTCCGTGAAAAAAACCTGGAAGATCAAGCCTAAACAGATGTTTACGCAACTGGAAGAACTGCGTACCAAGGCGGAAGCCACGCTCACCTATACGCTGTTTGACAAGTTTCCGGAGAAAGAGCCTGAACCACCGGCTCCGGTAGAAGCGCCTGTCAGCAAAAAGAAACCGGTTGCCAGCATCGGATCCGGCAACTTCGCCAGTCTGCTCAGTAAAATACAATTACAGCCAGAAACAACGCTGGAGCCGAAACAGGAAGTAGACCTGCATATAGAAGCCCTCGAAAAAAACTGGAAAGGGCTGAGCAATATTGCCATCCTGGCTATCCAGCTCAATGCTTTCCAGCGTTACCTGGACCTGGCCATCAGCCACCATCAGCATAACATAATCGTTATTCATGGTGTAGGCAAAGGCAAGCTGAAAGATGAAATCCACCAGATCCTCCGTCAGATACCGGAAGTAGCTTCTTTTGTGAACCAATACCACGGCAAATATGGTTATGGCGCTACAGAAATAACCTTCAGATAA
- a CDS encoding amino acid permease, which produces MSNSLFRKKSLSTIIKDANEGMTDGIETGAGMNKVLKVKDLTAMGIAAVIGAGIFSTIGEASYHGGPGVSLLFVITAITCGFSALCYAEFASRVPVSGSAYTYSYVTFGELAAWVIGWALILEYAIGNIAVAISWSGYFNNLLRGIGLGLPDWLSSNYDSATKATIDAAPHIFGVPFIVNLPAFMIVVLITYLAYVGIRESKKSANFMVGLKILVILFVIVLGFFYVNTANWQPFMPNGFSGVLKGVSAVFFAYIGFDAVSTTAEECANPQRDLPKGMIYSLIICTVLYVLISFVLTGMVPYYKLKVEDPLAFVFNEVNLRGVGYIISVSAVVATTSVLLVFQIGQPRIWMSMSRDGLLPKKFSKIHPRFKTPSFATIITGVIVGVPALFLNLTIVTDLTSIGTLFAFILVCGGVLMLPPQEKTAEKRFRLPYISGQIIVPVIVVVLIVLFRDEIARKLSFAEGWEVWKHNIPFFFFTIVTILITWFSIVRKLSLIPVLGLLSCFYLMTEIALKNWIVFSIWLVIGLSIYFLYSYRNSKLR; this is translated from the coding sequence ATGTCTAACTCGCTGTTTCGAAAAAAGTCCCTGTCCACGATTATTAAAGATGCCAATGAAGGAATGACTGATGGTATCGAAACAGGAGCGGGCATGAATAAAGTGCTGAAAGTTAAAGACCTGACAGCCATGGGAATTGCGGCAGTCATTGGTGCAGGTATCTTCTCTACCATCGGGGAGGCCTCTTATCATGGTGGTCCGGGCGTGTCGTTGCTTTTTGTGATCACAGCCATCACTTGTGGCTTTTCTGCACTTTGTTATGCTGAATTCGCTTCCCGCGTACCGGTATCCGGTAGTGCTTATACTTATTCATATGTGACTTTCGGTGAACTGGCGGCCTGGGTGATAGGATGGGCCCTGATCCTGGAATATGCCATTGGCAATATTGCCGTGGCCATCTCCTGGAGCGGTTATTTCAACAATCTCCTCCGCGGTATTGGTCTTGGCCTGCCAGACTGGTTGTCCAGCAATTACGACAGTGCTACAAAGGCTACCATAGATGCGGCTCCGCATATTTTTGGTGTGCCTTTTATTGTCAATCTGCCGGCATTTATGATCGTAGTGCTGATTACCTATCTCGCCTATGTAGGCATCCGGGAAAGTAAAAAGAGCGCCAACTTTATGGTGGGCCTCAAGATCCTGGTTATCCTTTTTGTGATCGTATTGGGCTTCTTTTATGTGAATACTGCCAACTGGCAGCCTTTTATGCCTAATGGTTTCTCCGGGGTGTTAAAAGGTGTGTCTGCCGTATTTTTTGCCTATATCGGCTTCGATGCAGTTAGTACTACGGCAGAAGAATGTGCCAATCCGCAGCGCGATCTGCCTAAAGGCATGATTTATTCGCTGATAATCTGTACTGTCCTGTATGTGCTCATTTCTTTTGTGCTTACTGGTATGGTACCGTACTACAAGCTGAAAGTAGAAGATCCACTGGCTTTTGTTTTTAATGAAGTGAACCTGCGTGGTGTTGGTTACATCATCTCTGTTAGTGCAGTAGTGGCCACCACCAGCGTATTGCTGGTATTCCAGATCGGACAGCCCCGTATCTGGATGAGCATGAGCCGTGATGGCCTGTTACCTAAAAAATTCAGTAAAATACATCCGCGTTTTAAAACGCCTTCTTTCGCCACCATCATTACCGGTGTCATAGTAGGTGTGCCGGCCCTGTTTCTCAACCTGACCATCGTGACAGACCTGACCAGCATCGGGACCCTGTTTGCCTTCATCCTCGTATGTGGCGGAGTGCTTATGCTGCCTCCACAGGAGAAAACAGCCGAAAAACGCTTCCGTCTGCCTTATATCAGCGGACAAATCATTGTGCCGGTAATAGTAGTCGTGCTGATCGTGCTTTTCCGGGACGAAATTGCCCGGAAATTGTCTTTCGCTGAAGGCTGGGAAGTATGGAAACATAATATACCCTTCTTTTTCTTCACCATCGTGACCATCCTGATCACATGGTTCTCCATCGTACGCAAACTATCGCTGATACCGGTGCTCGGGCTCCTCAGCTGTTTTTACCTGATGACGGAAATCGCACTCAAAAACTGGATCGTATTTTCGATCTGGCTGGTCATCGGACTCAGCATTTACTTCCTGTATAGCTATCGTAACAGTAAGCTGCGGTAG
- a CDS encoding DoxX family protein yields the protein MNMLQRVVRWGETHYPLWLNVVRIMLGLFLMWVGVLFVMNRDALDALIKQSPALVTFAFFVAHYIVFVHTVGGLFIAMGLETRFCALLNIPILLGAVLFVHSGTGLFQVYPVLGLSLLVLVLLIVFAIAGSGRISVDEFMRRHPERHRKHTYIDF from the coding sequence ATGAACATGCTACAAAGAGTTGTGAGATGGGGTGAAACACATTACCCCTTATGGTTGAACGTAGTACGTATCATGCTGGGCCTGTTCCTCATGTGGGTGGGCGTGTTATTTGTCATGAACAGAGATGCGCTGGACGCCCTGATCAAACAAAGCCCTGCATTGGTCACTTTCGCCTTCTTCGTTGCACACTACATTGTTTTTGTGCATACAGTAGGTGGACTGTTCATAGCCATGGGCCTGGAAACCAGGTTTTGTGCACTGCTAAACATCCCGATCCTGCTGGGAGCAGTACTGTTCGTACATTCAGGTACGGGCTTGTTCCAGGTGTATCCGGTATTGGGGCTGTCTTTGCTGGTGCTGGTCCTGCTGATCGTTTTTGCCATTGCAGGCAGCGGGCGTATCTCTGTGGATGAGTTTATGCGGCGGCACCCGGAAAGGCACCGTAAGCATACCTACATCGACTTCTAA
- the lpxK gene encoding tetraacyldisaccharide 4'-kinase — MLKYLKIPLYPLSLLYGLVMWIRNRFYDKGLLTAVEFDIPVIAAGNLSVGGTGKTPHVEYMIRLLKDQFKTATLSRGYNRRSSGYLLADEHSTAADIGDEPMQFHAKYPDIKVCVGEERMLAIPQLLGDEPETEVILLDDAFQHRSVKPGMNIMITEYNRLFTRDHVVPFGRLREGRSGYKRANCIIVSKCPPDMSLAEKAALEKEINPLPYQRLFFTTLQYGTLFDMTTGQPVNVSPSATVLLACGIARPEPLLEKLQQQFSKVYLLAFPDHYYYSEKDLAKIKKERDDLPGTEKIVITTEKDAVRLHLLKKELAEQNLQIAVMPVEISFLFGEADSFNNFIFDYVARHQPAFGQ; from the coding sequence GTGCTCAAATACCTGAAAATACCATTATATCCCTTATCCCTCCTGTATGGTCTGGTCATGTGGATACGCAACCGTTTTTATGATAAAGGACTCCTGACGGCCGTAGAATTTGACATACCAGTGATCGCTGCCGGCAACCTGTCTGTAGGCGGTACAGGTAAGACACCACATGTGGAGTACATGATCCGGTTGCTCAAAGACCAGTTTAAAACCGCCACGCTCAGCCGTGGTTATAACCGGCGTAGCAGCGGTTATCTGCTGGCTGATGAGCATAGCACCGCCGCCGATATCGGGGATGAACCCATGCAGTTTCATGCCAAATACCCGGATATCAAGGTATGTGTAGGAGAGGAGCGGATGCTGGCCATTCCTCAGTTGCTGGGGGATGAACCGGAAACGGAAGTGATATTGCTGGACGATGCTTTCCAGCACCGCTCTGTCAAACCGGGCATGAACATTATGATTACAGAGTACAACCGCTTGTTCACCCGTGATCATGTGGTGCCTTTTGGTCGGCTGCGGGAAGGTCGTAGCGGTTATAAGCGGGCCAACTGTATCATCGTATCCAAATGTCCGCCCGATATGAGCCTGGCCGAAAAAGCAGCACTGGAAAAAGAAATCAACCCATTGCCATATCAGCGGCTCTTTTTTACTACCTTGCAGTACGGGACCTTGTTTGATATGACTACCGGGCAGCCTGTAAATGTTTCCCCTTCAGCTACTGTGCTGCTGGCCTGTGGTATCGCCAGACCGGAACCTTTGCTGGAGAAGTTGCAGCAACAGTTCTCAAAGGTATATCTGCTGGCTTTCCCTGATCATTACTATTATTCAGAAAAAGATCTTGCAAAAATCAAAAAAGAACGTGACGACCTGCCTGGCACGGAAAAGATTGTCATCACTACAGAAAAAGATGCAGTGAGACTGCATCTCCTCAAAAAAGAACTGGCAGAACAAAACCTGCAGATAGCTGTTATGCCAGTGGAAATTTCGTTCCTCTTCGGAGAAGCGGATTCATTTAATAACTTTATTTTTGACTATGTGGCCCGGCATCAGCCCGCCTTTGGTCAATAA
- a CDS encoding 5-formyltetrahydrofolate cyclo-ligase has translation MITKKDIRKYSLEQRLNLSDVIAEDFNGRLLDNACRLNYEGVRRLHIFLPISEKKEVDTWPLAHWLRQQHPEIQLVLSKADMKTGDMYHYAWNVNTILVKNRFGIPEPQGGTEVAPAELDLVFVPLLAFDRQGHRVGYGKGMYDRFLHQCRQDVRTVGLSLFGPVDQITDTDTWDIPLQTVVTPDLIYQFKQP, from the coding sequence ATGATCACCAAAAAGGATATACGAAAATATTCTCTGGAACAACGGTTAAACCTTTCGGATGTTATTGCGGAAGACTTCAACGGGCGCCTGTTGGATAATGCCTGCAGACTGAACTACGAGGGAGTCCGCCGCTTACATATCTTTCTGCCCATCTCGGAAAAAAAGGAGGTCGATACCTGGCCCCTTGCTCACTGGCTGAGGCAGCAGCACCCGGAAATACAACTGGTACTATCCAAAGCAGATATGAAAACCGGCGATATGTATCACTACGCCTGGAATGTCAATACCATACTGGTAAAGAACCGGTTTGGTATCCCGGAGCCGCAGGGAGGAACGGAAGTGGCCCCGGCAGAGCTGGATCTGGTGTTCGTACCTTTACTGGCTTTTGACCGGCAGGGCCATCGGGTAGGCTACGGTAAGGGAATGTACGACCGTTTTCTGCATCAGTGTCGCCAGGATGTGCGTACGGTAGGCCTTTCCCTGTTTGGACCAGTAGACCAGATCACCGACACCGATACCTGGGATATCCCGCTGCAAACAGTAGTAACCCCGGATCTTATTTATCAATTTAAACAACCTTGA
- a CDS encoding pyridoxal-phosphate dependent enzyme produces MMKYAENILETIGHTPLVKLNRVTASLPCPVFAKVEFFNPGNSIKDRMAVKMVEVAEQKGLLKPGGTIIEGTSGNTGMGLALAAVIKGYKCIFTTTDKQSKEKVDILKAVGAEVIVCPTNVEPEDPRSYYSVSKRLATEIPNSFYVNQYDNLANRDAHYEQTGPEIWEQTDGKVTHLVVATGTGGTITGTGKFLKEKNPNIKVWAIDSYGSLLKKYFETGEIDMNEVYPYITEGIGEDFVPQNYDMGVIDAFTKVTDKDGAVMARRITKEEGIFVGYSAGSAIAGLMQLKDTLKPDDVVVVIFHDHGSRYVGKVYNDQWMMERGFLDVKTVKDIVNARRNMPLVTVSAEEKVSDAITKMRKYDIEHIPVTNGNDIIGAVSESGLFNKLIDTPHLKDATIQEVMHAPFPMVNQDTPIEKLSVYINRENGAVMTKDESGDHHIVTKYDIIQALGR; encoded by the coding sequence ATGATGAAATATGCAGAAAACATTCTTGAAACGATAGGACACACCCCGCTGGTAAAATTGAACCGCGTAACCGCCTCCCTACCATGTCCCGTGTTTGCTAAAGTAGAATTCTTTAATCCCGGCAACTCCATTAAAGACAGAATGGCTGTTAAAATGGTCGAAGTGGCAGAACAGAAAGGTCTGCTGAAACCTGGCGGCACCATTATCGAAGGTACCTCCGGCAATACCGGCATGGGCCTCGCCCTGGCCGCAGTCATCAAAGGATATAAATGTATATTCACCACTACCGACAAACAGTCCAAGGAAAAGGTAGACATCCTGAAAGCAGTAGGCGCTGAAGTGATTGTATGCCCTACCAACGTAGAACCGGAGGATCCCCGCTCCTATTATTCCGTGTCCAAAAGGCTGGCTACAGAGATACCCAACTCTTTTTATGTAAACCAGTACGACAACCTCGCCAACCGCGACGCCCATTATGAACAGACAGGCCCTGAGATCTGGGAACAGACCGATGGTAAAGTCACTCACCTCGTAGTAGCTACAGGCACCGGTGGTACCATCACCGGCACCGGCAAGTTCCTCAAGGAAAAAAATCCCAACATCAAAGTATGGGCGATCGATAGTTATGGCTCTCTGCTGAAAAAATATTTTGAAACCGGCGAGATCGATATGAATGAGGTATACCCTTATATCACGGAAGGTATCGGGGAAGACTTTGTGCCGCAGAACTATGATATGGGCGTGATTGATGCCTTTACTAAAGTAACCGATAAAGACGGCGCCGTCATGGCCCGCCGCATCACCAAAGAAGAAGGTATTTTCGTAGGTTACTCTGCCGGTTCTGCCATAGCAGGCCTGATGCAGCTGAAAGACACGCTGAAGCCCGATGATGTGGTGGTAGTAATCTTCCACGACCATGGCAGCCGTTATGTAGGTAAAGTGTATAATGACCAATGGATGATGGAACGCGGTTTCCTCGACGTTAAAACCGTGAAGGATATCGTGAATGCCCGCCGTAATATGCCACTGGTAACCGTTAGCGCCGAAGAAAAAGTAAGCGATGCCATTACCAAAATGCGGAAATACGATATCGAACATATTCCTGTTACCAATGGAAATGATATTATCGGCGCTGTATCCGAAAGTGGTCTTTTCAACAAACTGATCGACACACCACATCTGAAAGACGCCACCATACAGGAAGTAATGCATGCTCCTTTCCCGATGGTGAATCAGGATACCCCGATAGAAAAACTGTCGGTGTATATCAACCGTGAAAACGGCGCGGTGATGACCAAAGACGAAAGCGGCGATCATCATATTGTAACGAAGTACGACATCATTCAAGCCCTGGGCCGTTAA
- the bioD gene encoding dethiobiotin synthase, with protein sequence MNRIFITGIGTGVGKTIVSACVTAALQADYWKPVQSGSEEGTDTQTVRSLVPEGITVCHQEAYVLKEPASPHLAARLEHVTIQTTEIIRQANQIQPANRPLVIEGAGGLLVPLTDDVLTLDLIQDLHAGVIIAAQNYLGSINHSLLTASVLQHAGVPVIGWIFGGDYHTNEEDVVRLSGYPMIGRIPFAREVNRAFVQQQAQLLTAPLKALLA encoded by the coding sequence ATGAATCGAATATTTATTACTGGTATAGGTACTGGTGTAGGAAAAACCATCGTATCCGCCTGTGTGACCGCTGCCTTACAGGCAGATTACTGGAAACCCGTTCAATCCGGGTCAGAAGAGGGCACTGACACACAGACAGTGCGATCTCTGGTGCCGGAGGGTATCACAGTCTGCCACCAGGAAGCTTATGTATTGAAGGAGCCAGCCTCACCTCATCTGGCTGCCCGCCTGGAACACGTTACCATACAAACTACTGAGATCATACGGCAGGCCAACCAGATACAACCTGCTAACCGGCCACTGGTGATAGAAGGTGCCGGAGGGCTGCTGGTTCCGCTAACGGATGACGTATTGACACTGGACCTTATCCAGGACCTCCATGCCGGTGTGATCATCGCTGCACAGAATTACCTGGGAAGCATCAACCATAGTCTGCTCACAGCCAGCGTGCTGCAGCATGCAGGCGTTCCCGTTATAGGATGGATTTTCGGAGGGGATTACCATACAAATGAAGAGGATGTCGTGCGACTGAGCGGATACCCGATGATAGGCCGTATTCCGTTTGCTCGGGAGGTGAACAGGGCCTTTGTGCAACAACAGGCACAACTTTTGACAGCTCCACTTAAGGCACTACTGGCATGA
- the rnr gene encoding ribonuclease R: MSKKKKDKKHHPVQKKTFKGVVELTRSGMAFVIVPGLAKDIMVKQKNLHTALDKDEVLVDVIKQGRGDGRMEGIITDVLKRNKTEFTGSLQVSKSFGFLITEKGMFMPDIYIPANSLKNGKSGDKAVVKIVAWGEKSRKPVGEVIEILDASDTNDLAMKEILIEAGFPLSFPSEVMTELAGLKEVITETEVRKRKDCRNILTFTIDPIDAKDFDDAISIRLLKSGLYEIGVHIADVSHYVIPGTELDKEADKRATSVYLPDRVLPMLPEKISNELCSLRPHEDKLTFSAIFQMNEKGEVKQHWIGRTIIHSNHRFTYEDAQEIIEKKEGPYEKEVLLLNKIAQKLRQERFTRGAINFSSQEVRFKLDEKGKPIGIVIKESKEAHQLIEEFMLLANRTIAGYVSKIRINKQPVPFPYRVHDTPDTDKLKVFTSFAGKFGYKFDTSSPESIARSFNKMLQLVQGKPEQHVLETLGIRTMAKAVYTVDNIGHYGLGFEDYCHFTSPIRRYPDVLVHRVVAECLAGDIHPDKQMEKKCKHDSDMERKAMEAERAANKYKQVEYMQQYIGHTFEGVISGVAHFGFWVETVDTKCEGLVSVHNLNRKEEYVFNEAEYALVGQASGRKFRIGEKINIRVVAANLAKRQLDYDLDGELAAAGGREFRPGRREDGRDHKKKKQKHGQQQPWQPREKKPFTPPVAVPAVSLEIPEEPVVDQVIAETHVVDIATPPPVAPVTTPEQETPLVKKTKKKSGAKNGEPVTTTPVQEETKATPAAEKPAEKAPAAEKKTAGKPVTKANAAKKSTVAEAPVAKAAEEKVPAEPAGKAPAKKAAAKKAAVAKAPAKTAAVKKAPAAKAPAKKAAAKKATATKAPAKKAAPKKAAVTKAPAKKAAAKKAPVTKAPAKKAPAKKAAVAKTPAPKAAAKKATVTKAPAKKAVAKKAAVAKAPAKKAAAKKATVTKAPAKKAVTGKSTPAKKKTKNK, translated from the coding sequence ATGAGTAAGAAAAAGAAAGATAAAAAACACCACCCCGTTCAGAAGAAAACCTTCAAAGGGGTAGTGGAACTGACAAGGTCTGGTATGGCCTTCGTAATTGTACCTGGTCTTGCCAAAGACATCATGGTAAAGCAGAAAAACCTACACACTGCACTCGATAAAGATGAAGTACTGGTAGACGTTATTAAACAAGGCCGCGGCGATGGCCGCATGGAAGGCATTATAACGGACGTCCTTAAACGTAATAAAACAGAATTTACCGGCTCCCTGCAGGTCAGCAAAAGCTTTGGCTTCCTGATCACAGAAAAGGGTATGTTTATGCCGGACATTTATATCCCCGCTAACTCCCTGAAAAATGGGAAATCCGGAGACAAAGCTGTAGTGAAGATCGTGGCCTGGGGCGAAAAATCCCGTAAGCCCGTAGGTGAAGTCATCGAAATACTCGATGCCAGCGATACCAACGACCTGGCCATGAAGGAAATCCTCATTGAAGCAGGATTCCCGCTCAGCTTCCCTTCAGAAGTAATGACAGAACTGGCTGGACTGAAGGAGGTAATAACGGAAACGGAAGTACGTAAACGTAAGGATTGCAGAAATATTCTCACCTTCACCATCGACCCGATCGATGCAAAAGACTTTGACGACGCTATCTCCATACGCCTGCTGAAAAGCGGTTTGTATGAGATCGGTGTGCATATTGCCGACGTCAGCCACTATGTGATTCCAGGCACCGAGCTGGATAAGGAAGCCGATAAACGGGCTACTTCCGTATATCTGCCTGACCGCGTACTGCCCATGCTCCCGGAAAAAATCTCCAACGAACTGTGCTCCCTGCGCCCGCATGAAGATAAACTGACCTTCTCCGCCATCTTCCAGATGAATGAAAAAGGTGAGGTGAAACAACACTGGATAGGAAGGACCATTATCCATTCCAATCATCGGTTTACCTATGAAGACGCCCAGGAGATCATTGAGAAGAAGGAAGGCCCTTATGAAAAAGAGGTACTGCTGCTCAACAAAATAGCACAGAAGCTGCGTCAGGAGAGATTTACCCGTGGTGCTATCAACTTCTCCTCCCAGGAGGTGCGGTTTAAGCTCGATGAAAAAGGTAAGCCCATTGGTATTGTGATCAAGGAAAGCAAGGAAGCACACCAGCTGATCGAAGAGTTTATGTTGCTGGCCAACAGAACGATCGCCGGTTATGTGTCTAAAATACGGATCAATAAACAACCGGTTCCTTTCCCGTACCGTGTGCACGATACCCCCGACACCGACAAACTGAAGGTATTTACCTCCTTTGCCGGTAAGTTCGGTTATAAGTTTGACACGAGCAGTCCGGAAAGTATTGCCCGCTCTTTCAATAAGATGTTGCAGCTGGTTCAGGGTAAACCAGAACAGCATGTACTGGAAACACTGGGCATCCGTACCATGGCTAAAGCCGTATATACGGTAGATAATATCGGGCACTATGGCCTTGGCTTTGAAGATTACTGTCACTTTACCTCTCCGATACGCCGTTATCCGGACGTACTCGTACACCGCGTAGTGGCGGAATGCCTGGCCGGCGATATCCATCCCGACAAACAGATGGAGAAAAAGTGCAAGCATGATTCAGACATGGAAAGAAAGGCCATGGAGGCGGAAAGAGCTGCCAACAAGTACAAACAGGTGGAGTACATGCAGCAATACATCGGTCATACATTTGAAGGTGTGATCAGTGGTGTGGCACACTTCGGCTTCTGGGTGGAGACCGTAGATACCAAGTGTGAAGGCCTGGTGAGCGTGCATAACCTCAACCGTAAAGAAGAATATGTGTTCAACGAAGCGGAATACGCCCTGGTAGGACAAGCCAGCGGCCGTAAGTTCCGGATCGGTGAAAAAATAAACATCCGTGTGGTAGCTGCCAACCTGGCCAAACGCCAGCTGGACTATGATCTGGATGGTGAACTGGCTGCAGCTGGCGGCCGTGAATTCAGGCCTGGCCGTAGAGAAGACGGCCGTGACCACAAGAAGAAAAAACAAAAACACGGACAACAACAGCCATGGCAGCCCAGAGAGAAAAAGCCATTCACTCCACCGGTAGCAGTACCGGCCGTCTCTCTGGAAATACCGGAAGAACCAGTAGTAGACCAGGTGATCGCCGAAACACATGTGGTGGATATTGCCACTCCACCTCCGGTAGCACCCGTAACCACACCTGAACAGGAAACTCCACTGGTGAAAAAGACGAAGAAAAAATCTGGTGCTAAAAACGGGGAGCCTGTTACCACTACACCTGTGCAGGAGGAGACAAAAGCTACACCTGCAGCAGAAAAACCAGCTGAAAAAGCACCGGCTGCTGAAAAGAAAACAGCCGGGAAGCCTGTCACTAAAGCCAACGCAGCTAAAAAGTCAACTGTAGCTGAAGCGCCCGTCGCTAAAGCAGCAGAAGAGAAAGTGCCGGCAGAACCAGCAGGTAAAGCGCCGGCTAAAAAAGCCGCGGCTAAGAAGGCTGCGGTAGCCAAAGCGCCTGCTAAAACGGCTGCCGTTAAAAAAGCTCCAGCTGCCAAAGCTCCAGCCAAAAAAGCGGCTGCTAAAAAAGCAACAGCCACCAAAGCCCCTGCTAAAAAGGCTGCCCCTAAGAAGGCTGCAGTAACTAAGGCACCGGCAAAAAAAGCAGCGGCTAAAAAAGCTCCAGTGACCAAGGCTCCTGCTAAAAAGGCTCCTGCTAAAAAAGCAGCCGTAGCTAAAACACCGGCCCCAAAAGCTGCCGCCAAAAAAGCAACGGTAACCAAGGCTCCAGCTAAAAAAGCTGTCGCCAAAAAAGCTGCCGTAGCTAAAGCACCGGCCAAAAAAGCAGCTGCTAAAAAAGCAACAGTAACCAAAGCTCCTGCTAAAAAAGCTGTCACTGGGAAATCAACACCGGCAAAAAAGAAAACAAAGAATAAATAA
- a CDS encoding polyprenyl synthetase family protein encodes MHSFKELIAQFSQQFDQWHFPGEPKNLYNAASHILGIGGKRIRPVLCLMGNELFEDLHQDAFHVGNAVELFHNFTLIHDDIMDKAPIRRGQPTVHMVYGDTAAILAGDVMLINVYEHLNKVQARYKQKIISVFNKAAIEVCEGQQIDMDFEKMEPEQVQYDDYVRMIGLKTSVLLAASLQLGAIIGGGSEGNQDHIYSFGKNIGIAFQIQDDFLDAFGDPDKFGKQQGGDILVNKKTFLLLKALELCNAAQRAELKKLMETSPDDKVNRVLDLFRTCKVDEWAEKEKERFQQKAFASLEDIAVLSARKKPLMELADFLLNRQQ; translated from the coding sequence ATGCATTCATTTAAAGAGTTAATAGCGCAGTTCAGCCAGCAGTTTGATCAATGGCATTTCCCGGGAGAACCAAAAAATCTGTACAATGCAGCGTCCCATATTCTGGGCATAGGCGGAAAAAGAATACGCCCTGTATTGTGTCTGATGGGGAATGAACTGTTTGAGGACCTGCACCAGGATGCCTTTCATGTAGGTAATGCGGTAGAGCTGTTCCATAACTTTACCCTCATCCACGACGATATCATGGATAAGGCGCCAATCAGACGCGGCCAGCCTACCGTACATATGGTTTACGGTGATACAGCCGCTATCCTGGCCGGTGACGTGATGTTGATCAATGTATATGAACATCTCAACAAAGTACAGGCCCGCTACAAACAAAAAATCATTTCTGTGTTTAATAAAGCTGCCATTGAAGTATGCGAAGGGCAGCAGATAGACATGGACTTTGAAAAGATGGAACCGGAGCAGGTACAATACGATGACTACGTACGGATGATAGGCCTGAAAACCTCCGTGCTTCTGGCTGCCAGCCTTCAGCTGGGTGCCATCATCGGTGGTGGTAGTGAAGGAAACCAGGACCATATCTATTCATTCGGTAAAAATATCGGCATCGCTTTCCAGATCCAGGACGATTTCCTCGATGCCTTCGGAGACCCCGACAAATTCGGAAAACAACAGGGCGGGGATATCCTGGTCAACAAAAAAACATTCCTGTTGCTGAAAGCCCTCGAGCTGTGTAATGCAGCCCAGCGAGCAGAACTGAAAAAGCTGATGGAAACATCTCCTGACGATAAGGTAAACCGCGTACTGGACCTCTTCCGCACCTGTAAGGTGGACGAATGGGCCGAAAAAGAAAAGGAACGTTTTCAGCAAAAAGCTTTCGCCAGTCTGGAAGACATCGCTGTACTGTCGGCCCGTAAAAAACCATTGATGGAGTTGGCCGACTTCCTTTTAAACCGTCAGCAATAA